One segment of Aquimarina sp. BL5 DNA contains the following:
- the rpsJ gene encoding 30S ribosomal protein S10, giving the protein MSQKIRIKLKSYDHNLVDKSAEKIVKTVKSTGAVVTGPIPLPTHKKIFTVLRSPHVNKKSREQFQLSSYKRLLDIYSSSSKTIDALMKLELPSGVEVEIKV; this is encoded by the coding sequence ATGAGTCAAAAAATTAGAATAAAACTAAAATCTTACGATCATAACTTAGTAGACAAGTCTGCAGAGAAGATTGTTAAGACCGTTAAGAGTACTGGAGCTGTGGTTACTGGCCCAATTCCATTGCCAACACATAAGAAGATTTTTACAGTATTACGTTCTCCTCACGTTAATAAAAAATCTAGAGAGCAATTTCAACTAAGTTCTTATAAAAGACTTTTGGATATTTATAGCTCATCTTCAAAAACGATTGATGCGTTAATGAAGCTAGAATTACCGAGTGGAGTAGAAGTTGAGATCAAAGTGTGA
- the rplC gene encoding 50S ribosomal protein L3 produces the protein MSGLIGKKIGMTSIFDENGKNIPCTVIEAGPCVVTQVRTEEVDGYEAIQLGFDDKADKNATKAALGHFKKAGTVAKRKVVEFQGFDEEYKLGDTVTVDHFAEGEFVDVSATSKGKGFQGVVKRHGFAGVGQATHGQHNRLRAPGSIGAASYPARVFKGMRMAGRMGGDQVKIQNLKVLKVVAEKNLLVVKGCVPGHKNAYVTIQK, from the coding sequence ATGTCTGGGTTAATAGGAAAAAAGATCGGCATGACTAGCATCTTCGACGAAAATGGAAAGAATATTCCATGTACGGTTATCGAAGCTGGGCCATGTGTGGTTACCCAAGTCAGAACTGAAGAAGTGGATGGTTATGAAGCTATTCAATTAGGTTTCGATGACAAAGCAGACAAAAATGCTACTAAAGCGGCTTTAGGTCACTTTAAAAAAGCAGGAACTGTTGCTAAACGTAAAGTTGTCGAATTTCAAGGTTTTGATGAGGAGTACAAATTAGGAGATACAGTAACAGTAGATCATTTTGCTGAAGGAGAGTTTGTTGATGTTTCAGCAACTTCTAAAGGAAAAGGTTTTCAGGGTGTTGTTAAAAGACACGGCTTTGCTGGTGTTGGTCAAGCAACACACGGTCAGCACAACCGTTTAAGAGCTCCAGGTTCGATAGGTGCAGCATCTTACCCTGCTAGAGTATTCAAAGGAATGCGAATGGCCGGAAGAATGGGTGGAGATCAGGTAAAAATTCAAAACTTAAAAGTGTTAAAGGTAGTTGCTGAAAAGAACTTACTTGTTGTGAAAGGGTGTGTTCCTGGACATAAAAACGCTTATGTAACGATTCAGAAGTAA
- the rplD gene encoding 50S ribosomal protein L4 — MKVAVIDINGKETGRKVDLSDAVFGIEPNDHAVYLDVKQYLANQRQGTHKAKERAEIVGSTRKIKKQKGTGTARAGSIKSPIFKGGGRIFGPRPRNYSFKLNKNLKRLARKSALSIKANEKAITIVEDFTFDTIKTKNFTTVLKSLGLDGKKSLFVLGESNKNVYLSSRNLKSSEVITSSELSTYKILNAKNVVLLEGSLKGIETNLSK; from the coding sequence ATGAAGGTAGCAGTAATCGATATTAACGGAAAAGAAACAGGAAGAAAGGTAGACCTTTCTGATGCTGTTTTTGGTATAGAGCCTAATGATCATGCTGTGTACTTAGATGTGAAGCAGTACTTGGCAAATCAACGTCAGGGAACTCACAAAGCTAAGGAGCGTGCTGAGATTGTAGGTAGTACAAGAAAGATAAAGAAACAAAAAGGAACTGGTACGGCTAGAGCAGGTAGTATTAAATCTCCTATCTTCAAAGGTGGAGGTAGAATTTTTGGTCCAAGACCTCGTAATTATTCTTTTAAATTGAATAAAAATTTAAAAAGATTAGCGCGTAAATCTGCACTGAGTATTAAAGCAAATGAGAAGGCAATTACAATTGTAGAAGACTTTACTTTTGATACGATTAAAACTAAGAATTTTACTACTGTTTTAAAGTCTTTAGGGCTTGATGGTAAAAAATCTTTATTTGTGTTGGGAGAGTCAAATAAAAATGTATATTTGTCGTCACGCAATTTAAAAAGCTCCGAAGTTATAACTTCCTCAGAATTAAGTACTTATAAAATACTTAATGCGAAGAATGTTGTTCTTTTGGAAGGTTCTTTGAAAGGAATTGAAACGAATTTAAGTAAATAG
- the rplW gene encoding 50S ribosomal protein L23 — protein sequence MSILIKPIITEKATADSEVYNRYGFVVDKKANKVEIKKAVESAYGVSVTKVRTINVRPDRKTRYTKTGMVTGKTKAIKKAIVQVAEGDVIDLYSNL from the coding sequence ATGAGTATCTTAATAAAACCTATTATTACGGAAAAGGCTACTGCTGATAGTGAGGTGTATAACCGCTATGGTTTTGTAGTAGATAAAAAAGCGAATAAGGTAGAGATCAAAAAAGCGGTTGAGTCTGCTTATGGTGTATCTGTTACTAAGGTTCGTACAATTAATGTCCGTCCAGACCGTAAAACTCGTTATACAAAAACGGGAATGGTCACTGGTAAAACAAAAGCTATTAAAAAAGCTATTGTACAGGTGGCGGAAGGTGATGTAATTGATTTATATAGTAATCTTTAA
- the rplB gene encoding 50S ribosomal protein L2: protein MSVRKLKPITPGQRFRVVNGYDALTTDKPEKSLLAPKKRSGGRNNQGKMTMRYKGGGHKKRYRIIDFKRDKQGIPATVATIEYDPNRTAFIALLNYQDGEKRYVIAQNGLQVGQNIVSGSNVAPEIGNAMPLSDIPLGTIISCIELRPGQGAVMARSAGSFAQLMARDGKFATVKLPSGEVRLVLMSCMATIGAVSNSDHQLLVGGKAGRSRWLGRRPRTRPVVMNPVDHPMGGGEGKSSGGHPRSRKGLPAKGYRTRSKTKASNKYIVERRKK, encoded by the coding sequence ATGTCAGTAAGAAAATTGAAACCAATTACCCCAGGTCAGCGTTTTAGAGTAGTTAACGGGTATGATGCCCTTACTACTGATAAGCCGGAGAAGAGTTTATTAGCTCCGAAAAAAAGATCTGGAGGTAGAAACAATCAAGGAAAAATGACCATGCGCTACAAAGGTGGTGGTCATAAAAAAAGGTATCGTATTATTGATTTTAAACGTGATAAGCAAGGAATTCCTGCTACCGTTGCGACAATAGAATACGATCCAAACAGAACTGCTTTTATAGCGCTTTTGAACTACCAAGATGGTGAGAAGCGTTATGTTATAGCTCAAAATGGTCTACAAGTTGGTCAGAACATTGTTTCTGGAAGTAATGTTGCTCCGGAAATAGGAAACGCAATGCCGCTTAGTGATATCCCTTTAGGTACAATCATTTCTTGTATAGAATTACGTCCTGGTCAAGGTGCTGTTATGGCACGTAGTGCGGGATCATTTGCGCAGCTTATGGCTCGTGATGGTAAATTTGCTACGGTAAAATTACCTTCTGGGGAGGTGAGATTGGTGCTGATGAGTTGTATGGCAACCATAGGTGCGGTTTCTAATAGTGATCATCAATTATTAGTTGGTGGTAAAGCAGGTAGAAGTCGTTGGTTAGGTCGTCGTCCACGTACACGTCCAGTTGTGATGAATCCAGTCGATCACCCAATGGGTGGTGGTGAAGGTAAGTCTTCAGGTGGTCATCCACGTTCTAGAAAAGGTCTTCCTGCTAAAGGATACAGAACCCGTTCTAAGACGAAAGCGAGTAATAAGTATATTGTAGAACGTAGAAAGAAATAA
- the rpsS gene encoding 30S ribosomal protein S19 has translation MARSLKKGPYIHYKLEKKVAANVEANKKTVIKTWSRASMISPDFVGQTIAVHNGRQFVPVYITENMVGHKLGEFSPTRSFRGHAGAKNKGKK, from the coding sequence ATGGCACGTTCATTAAAAAAAGGACCTTACATTCACTATAAATTAGAGAAGAAAGTAGCTGCAAATGTAGAGGCTAATAAAAAGACTGTGATAAAGACTTGGTCAAGAGCATCAATGATATCACCTGATTTTGTTGGTCAGACAATAGCAGTACATAATGGTCGCCAATTTGTTCCTGTATATATTACAGAAAACATGGTAGGTCATAAGTTAGGAGAGTTTTCGCCAACACGTTCTTTTAGAGGGCACGCTGGTGCTAAAAATAAAGGTAAAAAATAA
- the rplV gene encoding 50S ribosomal protein L22, translating into MGVRKREMAERIKEEKKQIAFAKLNNCPTSPRKMRLVADLVRGEKVERALHILRFNPKEASRRLEKLLLSAIANWQAKNEDASIEDADLFVKEIRVDGGSMLKRLRPAPQGRAHRIRKRSNHVTIVVAAKNNTQS; encoded by the coding sequence ATGGGAGTTCGTAAAAGAGAAATGGCAGAAAGAATTAAGGAAGAGAAAAAGCAAATTGCTTTCGCTAAACTTAATAACTGTCCTACGTCACCTCGCAAGATGCGCTTAGTAGCGGATTTAGTTCGTGGTGAAAAAGTTGAAAGAGCACTTCATATTCTTAGATTTAACCCTAAAGAAGCATCACGTCGTTTAGAAAAGTTATTGCTTTCTGCAATAGCAAACTGGCAGGCGAAAAATGAAGACGCTAGCATCGAAGATGCAGATCTTTTTGTAAAAGAGATCCGTGTAGATGGAGGTAGTATGTTAAAAAGACTACGTCCAGCTCCACAAGGTCGTGCACACAGAATAAGAAAACGCTCTAATCACGTAACGATCGTGGTTGCAGCAAAAAATAATACACAAAGCTAA
- the rpsC gene encoding 30S ribosomal protein S3 — translation MGQKTNPIGNRLGIIRGWESNWYGGNDYGDKLAEDDKIRKYVHARLSKASVSRVIIERTLKLVTVTITTARPGIIIGKGGQEVDKLKEELKKITDKEVQINIFEIKRPELDAFLVGSSVARQIESRISYRRAIKMAIAAAMRMNAEGIKIQISGRLNGAEMARSESYKDGRIPLSTFRADIDYALVEAHTTYGRLGVKVWIMKGEVYGKRELSPLVGLSKKQGKGGDRGAGRGGNNKSRRRK, via the coding sequence ATGGGACAGAAGACAAATCCAATCGGAAATCGCCTTGGTATCATTAGAGGATGGGAATCCAACTGGTATGGAGGTAATGACTACGGTGATAAACTTGCCGAAGACGATAAGATTAGAAAGTACGTACACGCACGTTTATCTAAAGCTAGTGTATCTAGAGTAATTATTGAGCGTACGCTTAAGCTTGTAACCGTTACTATCACTACTGCTAGACCTGGTATTATTATCGGAAAAGGTGGTCAAGAGGTAGACAAGCTAAAAGAAGAGCTTAAGAAAATTACTGATAAAGAAGTTCAGATCAATATTTTTGAAATCAAAAGACCAGAACTTGATGCGTTTTTAGTTGGATCTAGCGTTGCAAGACAGATAGAGAGTCGTATCTCTTATCGTCGTGCGATCAAGATGGCTATAGCGGCTGCAATGAGAATGAATGCGGAAGGTATCAAAATTCAGATTTCAGGACGTTTGAATGGTGCTGAGATGGCACGTTCAGAGTCGTATAAAGATGGTCGTATTCCTTTATCAACATTTAGAGCTGACATAGATTATGCTTTGGTTGAGGCACATACTACTTATGGTAGATTAGGTGTTAAAGTATGGATTATGAAAGGCGAAGTATATGGTAAGAGAGAACTTTCTCCTTTAGTTGGTCTTTCTAAGAAACAAGGAAAAGGAGGCGATAGAGGAGCCGGACGAGGTGGAAATAATAAATCACGTCGTAGAAAGTAA
- the rplP gene encoding 50S ribosomal protein L16, which produces MLQPKRTKFRKQQKGRMKGLSQRGHTLSNGTFGIKSLDSSFVTARQIEAARISATRYMKREGSLWIKIFPDKPITKKPLEVRMGKGKGAVEYWAAVVKPGRILFEISGVPYDVAKEALRLAAQKLPVKTKFIVSRTYQG; this is translated from the coding sequence ATGTTACAGCCTAAAAGAACAAAATTCCGTAAACAACAAAAAGGACGTATGAAAGGTCTTTCTCAAAGAGGACATACACTTTCTAACGGAACTTTCGGAATTAAATCATTAGATTCAAGTTTTGTTACTGCTAGACAAATAGAAGCAGCACGTATTTCTGCTACACGTTATATGAAAAGAGAAGGTTCTCTGTGGATTAAAATTTTCCCAGACAAGCCTATAACAAAGAAACCTCTTGAAGTACGTATGGGTAAAGGAAAAGGAGCTGTGGAATATTGGGCGGCAGTTGTAAAACCAGGAAGAATCTTATTTGAGATCAGTGGTGTGCCATATGATGTAGCAAAAGAAGCATTGCGCTTAGCTGCACAGAAGCTACCAGTAAAAACTAAGTTTATCGTGTCAAGAACCTATCAAGGTTAA
- the rpmC gene encoding 50S ribosomal protein L29, translating to MKQSQVKESSTAELQEELGKSRKEYSDLKMAHAMSPLENPLQLRKVRRSIARMATELTKRELNG from the coding sequence ATGAAACAATCACAAGTAAAAGAATCGTCTACAGCCGAATTGCAAGAAGAACTTGGTAAATCTCGTAAAGAGTATTCAGATTTAAAAATGGCTCACGCTATGTCTCCATTAGAAAACCCTTTACAATTACGTAAAGTGAGAAGATCTATTGCTAGAATGGCTACTGAGTTAACTAAAAGAGAATTAAACGGTTAA
- the rpsQ gene encoding 30S ribosomal protein S17 yields the protein MEKRNLRKERIGVVTSNKMQKSIVVAEVKKVKHPMYGKFVLKTKKYVAHDEKNDCNIGDTVKIMETRPMSRTKCWRLVEVIERAK from the coding sequence ATGGAAAAAAGAAACTTAAGAAAAGAGCGTATAGGTGTAGTTACTAGTAACAAGATGCAAAAATCAATTGTTGTTGCTGAAGTAAAAAAAGTAAAACACCCGATGTACGGAAAGTTCGTGTTAAAAACGAAAAAATACGTTGCACACGACGAGAAAAATGACTGCAATATTGGTGATACTGTAAAGATCATGGAAACAAGACCTATGAGTAGAACCAAATGCTGGAGATTAGTAGAAGTAATTGAAAGAGCGAAGTAA
- the rplN gene encoding 50S ribosomal protein L14, whose protein sequence is MVQQESRLKVADNTGGKEVLVIRVLGGTKRRYASVGDKIVVSVKEATPNGNIKKGAVSTAVVVRTKKEVRRPDGSYIRFDDNACVLLNPAGEMRGTRVFGPVARELRDKQFMKIVSLAPEVL, encoded by the coding sequence ATGGTACAACAAGAGTCTAGATTAAAAGTAGCAGACAACACAGGTGGTAAAGAAGTTTTAGTTATCCGTGTTTTAGGTGGTACAAAAAGAAGATACGCCTCTGTAGGAGACAAGATAGTTGTCAGTGTAAAAGAAGCAACTCCTAATGGAAACATTAAAAAAGGAGCCGTTTCTACTGCAGTTGTAGTTCGTACCAAAAAAGAAGTGCGCAGACCAGATGGTTCTTATATTCGTTTCGACGATAACGCTTGTGTTCTTTTGAACCCAGCCGGAGAGATGAGAGGAACACGTGTTTTTGGTCCTGTAGCAAGAGAACTTCGTGATAAACAGTTCATGAAGATTGTTTCACTAGCGCCAGAAGTGCTTTAA
- the rplX gene encoding 50S ribosomal protein L24: MTKLKIKSGDTVKVIAGDNKGQQGTVQKVLKDKNKAIVEGVNLVSKHQKPSAANPQGGIVKQEAAIHISNLTLLTSNGDATRVGYRVEGDKKVRFSKKSNEVI, translated from the coding sequence ATGACAAAGCTAAAAATTAAATCAGGAGATACAGTAAAGGTTATTGCTGGAGACAATAAAGGTCAACAGGGAACTGTACAGAAAGTATTGAAAGATAAGAACAAGGCAATCGTAGAAGGTGTGAACTTAGTTTCAAAGCACCAGAAGCCTAGCGCTGCTAATCCACAAGGTGGTATAGTGAAGCAAGAAGCAGCTATTCATATTTCTAACTTAACGTTGTTAACATCTAATGGTGATGCAACAAGAGTAGGATATAGAGTAGAAGGAGATAAGAAAGTAAGATTTTCTAAAAAATCTAATGAAGTAATATAG
- the rplE gene encoding 50S ribosomal protein L5, which produces MAYIPRLKQEYNDRVMSALTEEFSYGNVMEVPKLKKIVLSRGVGAAVADKKLIDYAVDELTMITGQKAVATISKKDVATFKLRKGMPIGAKVTLRGERMYEFLDRLITSALPRVRDFNGINATGFDGRGNYSLGITEQIIFPEIDIDKVNKISGMNITFETSANTDKEAKSLLTELGLPFKKN; this is translated from the coding sequence ATGGCTTATATCCCAAGACTAAAACAAGAGTATAATGACAGAGTAATGTCAGCTCTTACAGAAGAATTCAGCTATGGTAATGTAATGGAAGTACCAAAACTTAAAAAAATTGTTTTAAGTAGAGGTGTTGGTGCGGCTGTAGCAGATAAGAAGTTAATCGACTACGCAGTAGATGAATTAACAATGATCACAGGTCAAAAAGCCGTAGCTACAATTTCTAAAAAGGATGTTGCAACTTTCAAATTACGTAAAGGAATGCCAATTGGTGCAAAAGTTACGTTAAGAGGAGAAAGAATGTACGAATTTTTAGATCGTCTGATTACTTCAGCTTTACCTCGTGTAAGAGATTTTAATGGAATTAACGCTACTGGTTTTGATGGTAGAGGTAATTATTCATTAGGAATTACTGAACAGATCATTTTTCCGGAGATTGATATCGATAAAGTGAATAAGATTTCAGGAATGAATATCACTTTTGAAACTTCGGCGAATACAGACAAAGAAGCAAAATCATTGTTAACAGAACTAGGGTTACCTTTTAAAAAGAATTAA
- the rpsN gene encoding 30S ribosomal protein S14 produces the protein MAKESMKAREVKRAKTVAKYAEKRKALKEAGDYEALQKLPKNASPIRMHNRCKLTGRPKGYMRQFGISRVTFREMANQGLIPGVTKASW, from the coding sequence ATGGCTAAAGAATCAATGAAAGCCCGTGAGGTGAAGAGAGCAAAAACAGTTGCTAAATATGCTGAAAAACGTAAAGCTTTAAAAGAAGCTGGAGATTATGAAGCATTACAGAAACTACCAAAAAATGCGTCTCCAATCCGTATGCACAATCGTTGTAAATTAACAGGAAGACCAAAAGGATATATGCGTCAATTTGGTATTTCTCGTGTTACATTTAGAGAGATGGCTAATCAAGGATTAATTCCAGGAGTAACTAAAGCTAGTTGGTAA
- the rpsH gene encoding 30S ribosomal protein S8, with translation MNTDPIADYLTRIRNANSAQHRVVEIPASKVKKEITKILFDQGYILSYKFEDNTTQGSIKIALKYNKLTKEPVIKQLQRISKPGLRKYAGSSEIPRILNGLGIAIVSTSHGVMTGKQAKQENVGGEVLCYVY, from the coding sequence ATGAATACAGATCCTATAGCAGATTATTTAACCAGAATACGTAATGCAAATAGTGCTCAGCATAGAGTTGTTGAGATTCCTGCATCTAAGGTTAAGAAAGAGATCACTAAAATATTATTCGACCAAGGATATATTTTAAGTTATAAATTTGAAGATAATACAACACAAGGTAGTATTAAGATAGCTCTTAAATACAATAAATTGACTAAAGAGCCTGTAATAAAACAATTACAAAGAATCAGTAAGCCTGGTTTGCGTAAATATGCAGGATCAAGTGAAATACCAAGAATTCTTAATGGATTAGGTATAGCGATTGTTTCTACTTCTCATGGTGTAATGACTGGTAAACAGGCTAAGCAAGAGAATGTAGGTGGAGAAGTACTTTGTTACGTATATTAA
- the rplF gene encoding 50S ribosomal protein L6, whose protein sequence is MSRIGKNPVTIPSGVTVEVTGNVVTVKGKLGELSQEIDAISVKVEDGKVVLERPSETKDHKAKHGLYRALINNMVQGVSEGFTKELELVGVGYRASNQGQKLDLALGFSHNIVLDVAPEVKIETVSEKGKNPIVKLTSHDKQLVGQVAAKIRGFRKPEPYKGKGVKFVGEQLRRKAGKSA, encoded by the coding sequence ATGTCAAGAATAGGAAAAAATCCAGTAACTATTCCGTCTGGTGTCACTGTAGAAGTGACAGGTAATGTTGTTACTGTTAAAGGAAAATTAGGAGAGCTTTCGCAAGAGATAGATGCTATCAGTGTGAAAGTAGAAGATGGTAAGGTTGTTCTAGAAAGACCTAGTGAGACTAAAGATCATAAAGCAAAGCATGGTTTATACAGAGCTTTGATAAATAATATGGTGCAAGGTGTTTCTGAAGGTTTTACTAAAGAATTGGAATTAGTAGGAGTAGGTTATAGAGCTTCTAACCAAGGACAAAAATTAGATCTAGCTCTAGGTTTTTCTCACAATATCGTATTAGATGTTGCTCCAGAGGTAAAAATAGAAACTGTATCTGAAAAAGGTAAAAACCCGATCGTAAAATTAACTTCTCACGACAAACAATTAGTGGGACAGGTAGCAGCTAAAATTAGAGGTTTCCGTAAGCCAGAGCCGTACAAAGGTAAAGGAGTTAAGTTTGTAGGAGAACAATTAAGAAGAAAAGCAGGTAAATCTGCATAA
- the rplR gene encoding 50S ribosomal protein L18 yields the protein MAFSKDLRRLKIRKRIRGKVSGTEQRPRLSVFRSNKEIYAQIIDDVTGKTIGSASSRDKDIAAASGNKAEKAGLVGKALAEKAKKAGVDTVSFDRGGYLYHGRVKSLAEGAREAGLKF from the coding sequence ATGGCATTCTCAAAAGATTTAAGAAGATTAAAAATCAGAAAGCGAATCCGCGGTAAAGTAAGCGGAACAGAACAACGTCCTAGATTATCTGTTTTTAGAAGTAATAAAGAGATCTATGCGCAAATCATAGATGATGTAACCGGTAAAACTATTGGTTCAGCTTCTTCAAGAGATAAAGACATTGCTGCTGCATCAGGAAATAAAGCAGAAAAAGCAGGCTTGGTAGGTAAGGCTCTTGCTGAAAAAGCTAAAAAAGCAGGTGTAGATACTGTGTCTTTTGATAGAGGTGGGTATCTATATCATGGTAGAGTAAAATCATTAGCTGAAGGAGCTAGAGAAGCAGGACTTAAATTCTAA
- the rpsE gene encoding 30S ribosomal protein S5, with amino-acid sequence MYQKYKNAELVKPSGLELKDRLVGVQRVTKVTKGGRAFGFSAIVVVGDENGVVGHGLGKSKEVAEAIAKAVEDAKKNLVRIPLTKGTLPHEQKGKYGGARVLLMPAATGTGVIAGGAIRAVLESVGVHDVLSKNQGSSNPHNVVKATFDALLQMRSAEQVAKQRGVSLEKVFKG; translated from the coding sequence ATGTATCAAAAATATAAAAACGCAGAATTAGTAAAACCAAGTGGACTTGAATTAAAAGACCGTTTAGTTGGAGTACAACGTGTTACTAAAGTAACTAAAGGTGGTAGAGCATTTGGATTTTCTGCTATTGTAGTTGTAGGAGATGAAAATGGTGTTGTAGGTCACGGTTTAGGTAAGTCTAAAGAAGTTGCTGAAGCTATTGCAAAGGCGGTAGAAGATGCGAAGAAAAATTTAGTTCGTATACCTTTAACTAAAGGAACTTTACCTCACGAACAAAAAGGTAAGTACGGTGGAGCAAGAGTATTATTAATGCCTGCTGCAACTGGTACAGGAGTTATTGCTGGTGGAGCAATCCGTGCAGTATTAGAATCTGTTGGTGTACACGATGTACTATCTAAAAATCAAGGATCGTCTAACCCACATAATGTGGTGAAAGCAACTTTTGATGCTTTATTGCAAATGCGAAGTGCAGAGCAAGTAGCAAAACAAAGAGGTGTTTCACTGGAAAAAGTGTTTAAAGGATAA
- the rpmD gene encoding 50S ribosomal protein L30, whose protein sequence is MAKIRVKKVKSAINRTQRQKRTLEALGLKRIGQVVEHDDTPNILGMVNKVKHLVSVETK, encoded by the coding sequence ATGGCAAAGATTAGAGTTAAGAAAGTAAAAAGCGCTATTAACCGCACGCAAAGACAAAAAAGAACTTTGGAGGCTTTAGGGCTAAAAAGGATCGGTCAGGTTGTAGAGCATGATGACACTCCTAATATCCTTGGGATGGTAAATAAAGTTAAACATTTAGTTTCCGTAGAAACAAAATAA
- the rplO gene encoding 50S ribosomal protein L15 produces the protein MDLSNLKPAAGSVKNNSKRLGRGQGSGKGGTAARGHKGAKSRSGYSRKIGFEGGQMPLQRRVPKFGFTNINRKEYQGINLDTLQKLVDAGKITDTVDFDVLLDTRLAGKNDLVKILGRGELKAKLKVSAHKFTATAKAAIEAAGGEAVTL, from the coding sequence ATGGATTTAAGTAACTTAAAACCTGCTGCAGGTTCAGTAAAAAATAACAGTAAGCGATTAGGTCGTGGTCAGGGTTCCGGAAAAGGTGGAACTGCTGCTCGTGGTCATAAGGGAGCAAAATCACGTTCTGGATATTCTAGAAAAATTGGTTTTGAAGGTGGGCAGATGCCACTTCAAAGACGTGTGCCTAAGTTTGGTTTCACAAATATCAATAGAAAAGAGTATCAAGGAATCAATTTAGATACTTTACAGAAATTAGTTGATGCTGGTAAAATAACTGATACCGTTGATTTCGACGTGTTATTAGATACACGTCTCGCAGGAAAAAATGATTTAGTTAAGATACTGGGTAGAGGTGAATTGAAGGCTAAGTTAAAAGTCTCAGCTCATAAATTTACAGCCACTGCTAAGGCAGCTATTGAAGCAGCAGGTGGTGAAGCAGTAACCTTATAA